The Dehalococcoidales bacterium genomic sequence ACCGCCAAACGGGGTAAGATCGGGGTGGTAACAGAGTGTCGGGATATAAATACCGTTATCCAGCGCCGCCTCTAAAACGGTTTTGCCTTCTTCGGTTTTAACTTCTTTTCCGCCAATATTTAAAGTGATAATATTCACGATTTTCCCTCAGATTCAGAATTTTGCCAACTGCCGACCGGAATTAACGTGTCCGGTACCGCGATTTCTTCCTTACTGGTTTTGACTACGGCATCGAAACGAGCGGGGCATACATCCAAGCAGTTTCCGCATTTAATACATTTTTCTTGTTCGATAATATAAATCATGCGTTTATCGCCGATAATGGCATCGGCGGGGCAGCCCCTCTTACAAATTCCGCAACCTTGGCATTTGTCGGGCAAAATATAAAAATTAATCAGGTTTTTACAAACTACTGCCGGGCATTTTTTATCGTTGATATGCGCTTCGTATTCCTCTCTGAAATAGCGGATAGTGGTCAGAACCGGGTTGGGAGCCGTACCGCCCAATGCGCATAGCGAGCCTGCCTGAACCGATTTTGCCAGCTCTAAGAGCAAATCAATATCGCCCTCTTCACCGTTACCTTCGGTAATCTTTTCCAATATTTTTAACATTTGCAAGGTACCTTCACGGCACATCACACATTTACCGCATGATTCGGCCTGGGTAAAGGAAAGGAAATATTTGGCAAGATCAACCATACATGTTTGCGAATCAACAACAATCATTCCGCCGGAGCCCATTATGGCACCGGCAGCTGCCAGTCTTTCATAATCAACCGGTAAATCCAAGGCGCTGGCCGGTAAACAACCGCCGGACGGGCCGCCGTTTTGAACGGCCTTAAATTCCTTGCCGTCAATCAGCCCTCCGCCGATATCGTAAATAATTTCACGCAATGTCATTCCCATCGGGACTTCAACCAGCCCGCTGTTGGAAATTTTACCGGTAAGGGCAAAAACAGCCGTGCCTTTGCTTTTTTCGGTTCCTATTTGTGAATACCAATCGGCACCCTTGTTAATAATAACGGGAATTGATGCCAATGATTTAACGTTATTTATAGTGGTTGGTTTCCCCCATAACCCGGATTGTGCGGGGAAGGGTGGGCGGGTGCGAGGCATTCCGCGTTTGCCTTCAATCGATGCCATCAGGGCTGTTTCTTCGCCGCAAACAAACGCACCGGCGC encodes the following:
- the nuoF gene encoding NADH-quinone oxidoreductase subunit NuoF, which translates into the protein MANNKNYTVYICEGTGCVSGKSSEIRKALEQKTAELGLTNIKIDFTGCHGFCEQGPIAIIKPDDIFYTRLKVEDVDEIIQSHFIEDKPVERLLFTDPVSGKHIRYYKDINFYRKQQRIILRNCGRINPEKIEAYIEKEGYLALRKVLSEMTPTEVVEEVKKSGLRGRGGAGFPTGMKWEFCQKEQSDIKYMICNADEGDPGAFMDRSIMEADPHTVIEGMTIAAYATGATEGYIYIRAEYPLAVKRVRLALAQAEEKGFLGENILDSGFSFNIHINEGAGAFVCGEETALMASIEGKRGMPRTRPPFPAQSGLWGKPTTINNVKSLASIPVIINKGADWYSQIGTEKSKGTAVFALTGKISNSGLVEVPMGMTLREIIYDIGGGLIDGKEFKAVQNGGPSGGCLPASALDLPVDYERLAAAGAIMGSGGMIVVDSQTCMVDLAKYFLSFTQAESCGKCVMCREGTLQMLKILEKITEGNGEEGDIDLLLELAKSVQAGSLCALGGTAPNPVLTTIRYFREEYEAHINDKKCPAVVCKNLINFYILPDKCQGCGICKRGCPADAIIGDKRMIYIIEQEKCIKCGNCLDVCPARFDAVVKTSKEEIAVPDTLIPVGSWQNSESEGKS